A single genomic interval of Macadamia integrifolia cultivar HAES 741 chromosome 6, SCU_Mint_v3, whole genome shotgun sequence harbors:
- the LOC122080836 gene encoding ABC transporter C family member 3-like isoform X2: MIKFPTHFCKWACINSNVLKLIGFVLDLSDRSQQIKQKKIKFATMVAFEDSKNDMNIWILFSQSSTTIFLHGFSASIHLIFLLVLAISFVCKRRMMPALENSKPMLKNTFFLYNWLALISCICLSFCGLLLCVLNCLSGYRHGWSDLKLVAQSDFAFRTLTWFVIFVYLYIQFSQSRECRFPIVLRVWWDFYLIMSCFYLVIHLSLYWKQSSLPFLLWVSDSISIIAGLFFCYLGLFGKGQDDKNSYLKKPLLKFSSGRNNGDDRQGSSPSGESVTPYANANLLSIFTFAWMGPLLALGYKKTLDLKDVPQLAKCDRANVVFDRFREKLACDASGSGDGEQLSTLKLGKALILSMWKEILWTALLTMVCTLAPYVGPYLIVTFVQYLSSSNQLKYKGYALVFIFFLSKLIKSLSERHLSFRSRKMALRVRAALFAIIYKKGLKLSSQSKQGHTSGESINLMSVDVERIGIFSWYLHDTWKVPVQVVLAMLILYNRIGLASLAALVATMILMLANVPLGKLQENFQGKLMDSKDQRMKVTSESLRNMRILKLQGWEMKILAKIIELRNFETKWLKKLLYTSAMTAFIYLCAPMFVSMVTFGFCILVGIPLDSGKILSALATFEILQESIYNLPDLISMVVQTKVSIFRITSFLGLGDLHLNIIQELPGDSAKVAIEIVKGNFSWALHSPNLTLKDLNFQVHHGMRVAVCGSVGSGKSSLLSCILGEIPIVSGAIKLNGSKAYVAQSPWIQSGKIVDNILFGKEMDEERYEMILEACSIKNDLELCAFGDQTIIGERGINLSGGQKQRIQIARALYHDADIYLLDDPFSAVDAHTGTHLFKECLLGILGSKTVIYVTHQVEFLPSADLILVMKDGRITQAGKYEEILSSGIEFIELVGAHKKALTNLISVECGATLDNLINCEVHGNMLSNKESIQDNKERDPKNCNIEKQVEPKGQLVEEEKREKGGVSPSVYWKYVTAAYKGAFVPLILVAQILFQLLLITSSYWMVLASPVSEDVRPHVRGSTVIFVYASLILGSSLCVLIRSMLIITVGYKTSTLFFNKMHSCIFRAPMSFFDSTPSGRILNRVSIDQSAVDTSIPHQIEELLISIIGLLGTAVVMSQVAWKILIVFIPMTVTCIWYMQYYISAARELSRLIGVCHAPIIQHFSESNLGSTTIRCFGQEERFMNINLKLVDGYSQHKFHFSGAMEWLCFRMDMLASITYVISLVLLISMPKGVLNPGVVGLAITYGLGFSMQGLIWDFSILENKIISVERILQYACIPSEPPLLVEENRVGHEWPSQGKVDIVDLQVRYAPHLPLVLRGITCTFLGGMKIGIVGRTGSGKSTLVQAIFRMFEPTTGQIRIDDINISNVGLHDLRSRLSIIPQDPTMFEGTLRSNLDPLEQYTDEQIWEVLDKCQLGDEVKKKEGKLDS; this comes from the exons ATGATAAAGTTTCCAACACATTTTTGCAAATGGGCTTGCATCAATTCAAATGTGTTAAAGCTGATTGGTTTTGTATTGGACTTGTCTGATCGAAGTCAGCAAATTaaacagaagaaaataaaatttgcaaCTATGGTTGCCTTCGAAGATTCAAAGAATGATATGAATATCTGGATATTGTTTTCACAGTCTTCTACAACCATTTTCTTGCATGGGTTTTCCGCTTCTATACACCTAATCTTTTTATTAGTTTTAGCAATTTCCTTCGTTTGCAAGAGACGTATGATGCCAGCCCtggaaaattcaaaaccaatgtTGAAGAATACATTCTTTTTATACAATTGGTTAGCCCTTATATCTTGCATATGCCTATCTTTTTGTGGTCTTCTCCTATGTGTGTTAAACTGTCTCTCTGGATATAGACATGGTTGGTCTGATCTAAAGCTTGTCGCCCAATCAGATTTTGCATTCAGAACACTCACTTGGTTTGTGATCTTTGTTTACTTGTACATCCAATTTTCTCAATCAAGGGAGTGTAGGTTCCCTATTGTACTAAGAGTTTGGTGGGACTTCTATTTGATAATGTCCTGTTTTTATCTTGTTATACATCTTAGTTTGTATTGGAAGCAATCATCGTTACCATTTTTGCTATGGGTTTCTGATTCTATATCCATTATTGCTGGTTTGTTCTTTTGCTATCTTGGGTTATTTGGCAAAGGTCAAGATGATAAAAATAGCTATCTCAAAAAGCCTCTTTTGAAATTTAGTTCTGGCCGAAACAATGGTGATGATAGACAAGGTTCAAGTCCCAGTGGAGAGAGTGTAACTCCTTATGCAAACGCTAATCTTCTTAGTATCTTTACTTTTGCTTGGATGGGTCCTTTGCTTGCTCTTGGATATAAAAAAACATTAGACCTTAAAGATGTTCCTCAACTTGCCAAGTGTGATAGGGCTAATGTGGTCTTTGATCGTTTTAGAGAAAAACTTGCATGTGATGCTAGTGGAAGTGGTGATGGTGAGCAGTTAAGCACACTCAAGCTGGGGAAGGCATTAATTCTTTCAATGTGGAAAGAAATTTTATGGACGGCTCTATTAACCATGGTATGCACTTTGGCTCCTTATGTTGGACCATATCTTATTGTCACATTTGTTCAATATCTCAGTAGCTCTAACCAATTGAAATATAAAGGCTATGCGttagtgtttattttctttctttcaaagctCATAAAGTCCCTTTCAGAAAGGCACTTGTCCTTTCGATCTCGAAAGATGGCACTAAGGGTCCGTGCAGCCTTGTTTGCAATTATCTATAAGAAGGGTCTCAAGCTTTCAAGCCAGTCAAAGCAGGGCCACACTAGTGGAGAGAGCATTAATTTGATGAGTGTTGATGTTGAGAGGATTGGCATTTTCAGTTGGTACTTGCATGATACATGGAAGGTGCCTGTTCAAGTTGTTTTAGCAATGTTAATCTTGTACAATAGAATTGGGCTTGCTTCTCTTGCAGCTTTAGTTGCCACAATGATTTTGATGTTGGCAAATGTTCCattgggaaaattacaagaaaattttcaagggaAATTGATGGATTCAAAGGATCAAAGGATGAAGGTGACATCTGAATCTCTAAGGAATATGAGGATTCTCAAGCTCCAAGGTTGGGAGATGAAAATATTGGCTAAGATAATTGAGCTCAGGAACTTCGAAACAAAATGGTTAAAAAAGTTACTTTATACATCAGCTATGACTGCCTTTATTTACTTGTGTGCTCCTATGTTTGTATccatggttacttttggattctGTATACTTGTTGGAATTCCATTAGATTCGGGGAAGATTCTATCTGCACTTGCAACATTTGAGATATTACAAGAGTCCATTTATAATCTCCCAGACCTCATCTCTATGGTAGTTCAGACTAAAGTTTCCATCTTTAGAATAACCTCATTCCTTGGTCTCGGTGATCTTCATTTGAATATAATACAAGAGCTTCCAGGAGATAGTGCGAAGGTTGCAATTGAGATAGTCAAGGGGAATTTCTCTTGGGCCCTTCATTCCCCTAATCTCACTTTAAAAGATCTTAATTTCCAAGTGCATCATGGTATGAGAGTAGCTGTTTGTGGTTCTGTTGGGTCAGGAAAATCGAGCCTACTTTCATGCATTTTGGGAGAAATACCAATTGTATCTGGAGCTATTAAGTTGAATGGGTCGAAGGCCTATGTTGCACAATCACCTTGGATACAGAGCGGCAAGATAGTAGATAATATATTGTTTGGTAAGGAAATGGATGAGGAAAGATACGAGATGATCCTCGAAGCTTGTTCAATAAAAAATGACCTAGAATTATGTGCCTTTGGGGACCAGACCATTATAGGGGAGAGGGGGATTAACTTGAGTGGTGGACAGAAGCAAAGAATCCAAATTGCACGTGCTTTGTACCATGATGCTGATATTTATCTACTTGATGATCCTTTTAGTGCTGTGGATGCTCACACAGGAACTCATCTATTTAAG GAGTGTTTGCTTGGAATTTTAGGTTCAAAGACAGTAATTTATGTTACACACCAAGTAGAGTTTTTACCTTCTGCTGATCTTATCTTG GTTATGAAAGATGGAAGAATTACTCAAGCAGGAAAGTATGAAGAGATTCTTAGCTCAGGAATTGAATTTATAGAATTAGTAGGTGCACATAAGAAAGCTTTGACAAACCTTATTTCTGTTGAATGTGGTGCTACTTTGgataatttaattaattgtGAAGTACATGGCAATATGTTGTCCAACAAGGAGTCTATTCAAGATAATAAGGAAAGGGACCCTAAAAATTGCAATATAGAAAAACAAGTTGAGCCAAAAGGACAACTTGtcgaagaggaaaagagagaaaaggggggaGTTAGTCCTTCAGTCTACTGGAAATATGTTACTGCTGCATATAAAGGGGCTTTTGTACCATTGATTTTGGTGGCGCAAATTCTTTTCCAGCTTCTTTTAATAACCAGTAGTTATTGGATGGTTTTGGCTTCTCCCGTTTCAGAGGATGTGAGACCTCATGTTAGAGGATCCACTGTCATCTTCGTTTATGCTTCTTTGATCCTTGGAAGTTCTCTTTGTGTATTGATAAGGTCCATGCTTATTATAACTGTTGGATATAAGACATCCACTCTGTTTTTCAACAAAATGCATTCGTGCATTTTTCGGGCTCCCATGTCATTTTTTGATTCTACTCCGAGTGGAAGGATTCTAAATCGG GTATCCATAGATCAAAGTGCAGTTGATACTTCTATTCCACATCAAATTGAAGAACTTCTTATCTCAATAATAGGACTCCTGGGAACTGCTGTAGTAATGTCACAGGTTGCGTGGAAAATATTAATAGTTTTTATCCCAATGACTGTGACATGCATATGGTACATG CAATACTACATATCTGCAGCACGAGAACTGTCACGTCTGATTGGAGTATGCCACGCTCCAATTATACAACATTTTTCTGAATCAAATTTAGGTTCAACCACAATCAGGTGCTTTGGTCAAGAAGAGAGGTTTATGAACATAAACCTTAAGCTAGTGGATGGGTATTCCCAACACAAATTTCATTTCTCTGGTGCAATGGAGTGGTTATGCTTCCGTATGGATATGTTGGCTTCCATCACATATGTTATTTCTTTGGTTTTATTGATCTCAATGCCAAAGGGAGTACTCAATCCTG GTGTTGTGGGTTTAGCAATCACATATGGGCTTGGTTTCAGTATGCAAGGGCTCATATGGGATTTTAGTATACTTGAGAATAAAATCATATCTGTTGAGAGAATACTACAGTATGCCTGCATCCCTAGTGAGCCCCCTTTGTTGGTAGAAGAGAATAGGGTAGGTCATGAATGGCCATCACAAGGGAAAGTTGATATTGTTGATCTTCAG GTCCGGTAtgccccacaccttcctcttgtcTTACGAGGGATCACATGTACTTTTCTTGGAGGGATGAAGATTGGCATTGTTGGGCGGACAGGAAGTGGTAAATCAACTCTTGTACAAGCTATCTTTCGTATGTTTGAACCTACAACCGGTCAAATTCGGATTGATGATATCAACATCTCCAATGTTGGCCTTCATGACTTACGTTCAAGATTGAGCATCATCCCACAAGACCCTACTATGTTTGAAGGGACTCTTAGAAGCAATCTTGATCCGCTTGAACAGTACACTGATGAACAAATTTGggag GTTTTAGACAAATGCCAGCTTGGTGATGAAGTTaaaaagaaggaagggaagCTTGACTCT TGA
- the LOC122080836 gene encoding ABC transporter C family member 3-like isoform X3 — translation MIKFPTHFCKWACINSNVLKLIGFVLDLSDRSQQIKQKKIKFATMVAFEDSKNDMNIWILFSQSSTTIFLHGFSASIHLIFLLVLAISFVCKRRMMPALENSKPMLKNTFFLYNWLALISCICLSFCGLLLCVLNCLSGYRHGWSDLKLVAQSDFAFRTLTWFVIFVYLYIQFSQSRECRFPIVLRVWWDFYLIMSCFYLVIHLSLYWKQSSLPFLLWVSDSISIIAGLFFCYLGLFGKGQDDKNSYLKKPLLKFSSGRNNGDDRQGSSPSGESVTPYANANLLSIFTFAWMGPLLALGYKKTLDLKDVPQLAKCDRANVVFDRFREKLACDASGSGDGEQLSTLKLGKALILSMWKEILWTALLTMVCTLAPYVGPYLIVTFVQYLSSSNQLKYKGYALVFIFFLSKLIKSLSERHLSFRSRKMALRVRAALFAIIYKKGLKLSSQSKQGHTSGESINLMSVDVERIGIFSWYLHDTWKVPVQVVLAMLILYNRIGLASLAALVATMILMLANVPLGKLQENFQGKLMDSKDQRMKVTSESLRNMRILKLQGWEMKILAKIIELRNFETKWLKKLLYTSAMTAFIYLCAPMFVSMVTFGFCILVGIPLDSGKILSALATFEILQESIYNLPDLISMVVQTKVSIFRITSFLGLGDLHLNIIQELPGDSAKVAIEIVKGNFSWALHSPNLTLKDLNFQVHHGMRVAVCGSVGSGKSSLLSCILGEIPIVSGAIKLNGSKAYVAQSPWIQSGKIVDNILFGKEMDEERYEMILEACSIKNDLELCAFGDQTIIGERGINLSGGQKQRIQIARALYHDADIYLLDDPFSAVDAHTGTHLFKECLLGILGSKTVIYVTHQVEFLPSADLILVMKDGRITQAGKYEEILSSGIEFIELVGAHKKALTNLISVECGATLDNLINCEVHGNMLSNKESIQDNKERDPKNCNIEKQVEPKGQLVEEEKREKGGVSPSVYWKYVTAAYKGAFVPLILVAQILFQLLLITSSYWMVLASPVSEDVRPHVRGSTVIFVYASLILGSSLCVLIRSMLIITVGYKTSTLFFNKMHSCIFRAPMSFFDSTPSGRILNRVSIDQSAVDTSIPHQIEELLISIIGLLGTAVVMSQVAWKILIVFIPMTVTCIWYMQYYISAARELSRLIGVCHAPIIQHFSESNLGSTTIRCFGQEERFMNINLKLVDGYSQHKFHFSGAMEWLCFRMDMLASITYVISLVLLISMPKGVLNPGVVGLAITYGLGFSMQGLIWDFSILENKIISVERILQYACIPSEPPLLVEENRVGHEWPSQGKVDIVDLQVRYAPHLPLVLRGITCTFLGGMKIGIVGRTGSGFRQMPAW, via the exons ATGATAAAGTTTCCAACACATTTTTGCAAATGGGCTTGCATCAATTCAAATGTGTTAAAGCTGATTGGTTTTGTATTGGACTTGTCTGATCGAAGTCAGCAAATTaaacagaagaaaataaaatttgcaaCTATGGTTGCCTTCGAAGATTCAAAGAATGATATGAATATCTGGATATTGTTTTCACAGTCTTCTACAACCATTTTCTTGCATGGGTTTTCCGCTTCTATACACCTAATCTTTTTATTAGTTTTAGCAATTTCCTTCGTTTGCAAGAGACGTATGATGCCAGCCCtggaaaattcaaaaccaatgtTGAAGAATACATTCTTTTTATACAATTGGTTAGCCCTTATATCTTGCATATGCCTATCTTTTTGTGGTCTTCTCCTATGTGTGTTAAACTGTCTCTCTGGATATAGACATGGTTGGTCTGATCTAAAGCTTGTCGCCCAATCAGATTTTGCATTCAGAACACTCACTTGGTTTGTGATCTTTGTTTACTTGTACATCCAATTTTCTCAATCAAGGGAGTGTAGGTTCCCTATTGTACTAAGAGTTTGGTGGGACTTCTATTTGATAATGTCCTGTTTTTATCTTGTTATACATCTTAGTTTGTATTGGAAGCAATCATCGTTACCATTTTTGCTATGGGTTTCTGATTCTATATCCATTATTGCTGGTTTGTTCTTTTGCTATCTTGGGTTATTTGGCAAAGGTCAAGATGATAAAAATAGCTATCTCAAAAAGCCTCTTTTGAAATTTAGTTCTGGCCGAAACAATGGTGATGATAGACAAGGTTCAAGTCCCAGTGGAGAGAGTGTAACTCCTTATGCAAACGCTAATCTTCTTAGTATCTTTACTTTTGCTTGGATGGGTCCTTTGCTTGCTCTTGGATATAAAAAAACATTAGACCTTAAAGATGTTCCTCAACTTGCCAAGTGTGATAGGGCTAATGTGGTCTTTGATCGTTTTAGAGAAAAACTTGCATGTGATGCTAGTGGAAGTGGTGATGGTGAGCAGTTAAGCACACTCAAGCTGGGGAAGGCATTAATTCTTTCAATGTGGAAAGAAATTTTATGGACGGCTCTATTAACCATGGTATGCACTTTGGCTCCTTATGTTGGACCATATCTTATTGTCACATTTGTTCAATATCTCAGTAGCTCTAACCAATTGAAATATAAAGGCTATGCGttagtgtttattttctttctttcaaagctCATAAAGTCCCTTTCAGAAAGGCACTTGTCCTTTCGATCTCGAAAGATGGCACTAAGGGTCCGTGCAGCCTTGTTTGCAATTATCTATAAGAAGGGTCTCAAGCTTTCAAGCCAGTCAAAGCAGGGCCACACTAGTGGAGAGAGCATTAATTTGATGAGTGTTGATGTTGAGAGGATTGGCATTTTCAGTTGGTACTTGCATGATACATGGAAGGTGCCTGTTCAAGTTGTTTTAGCAATGTTAATCTTGTACAATAGAATTGGGCTTGCTTCTCTTGCAGCTTTAGTTGCCACAATGATTTTGATGTTGGCAAATGTTCCattgggaaaattacaagaaaattttcaagggaAATTGATGGATTCAAAGGATCAAAGGATGAAGGTGACATCTGAATCTCTAAGGAATATGAGGATTCTCAAGCTCCAAGGTTGGGAGATGAAAATATTGGCTAAGATAATTGAGCTCAGGAACTTCGAAACAAAATGGTTAAAAAAGTTACTTTATACATCAGCTATGACTGCCTTTATTTACTTGTGTGCTCCTATGTTTGTATccatggttacttttggattctGTATACTTGTTGGAATTCCATTAGATTCGGGGAAGATTCTATCTGCACTTGCAACATTTGAGATATTACAAGAGTCCATTTATAATCTCCCAGACCTCATCTCTATGGTAGTTCAGACTAAAGTTTCCATCTTTAGAATAACCTCATTCCTTGGTCTCGGTGATCTTCATTTGAATATAATACAAGAGCTTCCAGGAGATAGTGCGAAGGTTGCAATTGAGATAGTCAAGGGGAATTTCTCTTGGGCCCTTCATTCCCCTAATCTCACTTTAAAAGATCTTAATTTCCAAGTGCATCATGGTATGAGAGTAGCTGTTTGTGGTTCTGTTGGGTCAGGAAAATCGAGCCTACTTTCATGCATTTTGGGAGAAATACCAATTGTATCTGGAGCTATTAAGTTGAATGGGTCGAAGGCCTATGTTGCACAATCACCTTGGATACAGAGCGGCAAGATAGTAGATAATATATTGTTTGGTAAGGAAATGGATGAGGAAAGATACGAGATGATCCTCGAAGCTTGTTCAATAAAAAATGACCTAGAATTATGTGCCTTTGGGGACCAGACCATTATAGGGGAGAGGGGGATTAACTTGAGTGGTGGACAGAAGCAAAGAATCCAAATTGCACGTGCTTTGTACCATGATGCTGATATTTATCTACTTGATGATCCTTTTAGTGCTGTGGATGCTCACACAGGAACTCATCTATTTAAG GAGTGTTTGCTTGGAATTTTAGGTTCAAAGACAGTAATTTATGTTACACACCAAGTAGAGTTTTTACCTTCTGCTGATCTTATCTTG GTTATGAAAGATGGAAGAATTACTCAAGCAGGAAAGTATGAAGAGATTCTTAGCTCAGGAATTGAATTTATAGAATTAGTAGGTGCACATAAGAAAGCTTTGACAAACCTTATTTCTGTTGAATGTGGTGCTACTTTGgataatttaattaattgtGAAGTACATGGCAATATGTTGTCCAACAAGGAGTCTATTCAAGATAATAAGGAAAGGGACCCTAAAAATTGCAATATAGAAAAACAAGTTGAGCCAAAAGGACAACTTGtcgaagaggaaaagagagaaaaggggggaGTTAGTCCTTCAGTCTACTGGAAATATGTTACTGCTGCATATAAAGGGGCTTTTGTACCATTGATTTTGGTGGCGCAAATTCTTTTCCAGCTTCTTTTAATAACCAGTAGTTATTGGATGGTTTTGGCTTCTCCCGTTTCAGAGGATGTGAGACCTCATGTTAGAGGATCCACTGTCATCTTCGTTTATGCTTCTTTGATCCTTGGAAGTTCTCTTTGTGTATTGATAAGGTCCATGCTTATTATAACTGTTGGATATAAGACATCCACTCTGTTTTTCAACAAAATGCATTCGTGCATTTTTCGGGCTCCCATGTCATTTTTTGATTCTACTCCGAGTGGAAGGATTCTAAATCGG GTATCCATAGATCAAAGTGCAGTTGATACTTCTATTCCACATCAAATTGAAGAACTTCTTATCTCAATAATAGGACTCCTGGGAACTGCTGTAGTAATGTCACAGGTTGCGTGGAAAATATTAATAGTTTTTATCCCAATGACTGTGACATGCATATGGTACATG CAATACTACATATCTGCAGCACGAGAACTGTCACGTCTGATTGGAGTATGCCACGCTCCAATTATACAACATTTTTCTGAATCAAATTTAGGTTCAACCACAATCAGGTGCTTTGGTCAAGAAGAGAGGTTTATGAACATAAACCTTAAGCTAGTGGATGGGTATTCCCAACACAAATTTCATTTCTCTGGTGCAATGGAGTGGTTATGCTTCCGTATGGATATGTTGGCTTCCATCACATATGTTATTTCTTTGGTTTTATTGATCTCAATGCCAAAGGGAGTACTCAATCCTG GTGTTGTGGGTTTAGCAATCACATATGGGCTTGGTTTCAGTATGCAAGGGCTCATATGGGATTTTAGTATACTTGAGAATAAAATCATATCTGTTGAGAGAATACTACAGTATGCCTGCATCCCTAGTGAGCCCCCTTTGTTGGTAGAAGAGAATAGGGTAGGTCATGAATGGCCATCACAAGGGAAAGTTGATATTGTTGATCTTCAG GTCCGGTAtgccccacaccttcctcttgtcTTACGAGGGATCACATGTACTTTTCTTGGAGGGATGAAGATTGGCATTGTTGGGCGGACAGGAAGTG GTTTTAGACAAATGCCAGCTTGGTGA